A section of the Deltaproteobacteria bacterium genome encodes:
- a CDS encoding class I SAM-dependent methyltransferase, with amino-acid sequence MDIPRIFNITESAHRIHNPFTPEKLATLGAALRLETGTRVLDLGSGSGEMLCTWARDYRVIGIGIDMSQLFTEQAKLRAEKLGVADQVKFIHGDAVGFVSDEKVGVAACLGATWIGGGVAGTIELLAQSLRPGGIILIGEPYWRQLPPTEDAARGCLAGSISDFLLLPELLASFGRLGYDVVEMVLADQDSWDRYEAAKWLTMRRWLEANPEDEFAKDVRAELTSEPERYAAYTREYLGWGVFALMPR; translated from the coding sequence TTGGATATTCCACGGATCTTCAACATCACCGAAAGTGCGCACCGCATCCATAACCCGTTCACACCCGAAAAGCTCGCCACTCTCGGCGCGGCGCTACGTCTGGAAACGGGAACCCGAGTGCTCGACCTCGGCAGCGGTTCGGGGGAGATGCTGTGCACCTGGGCACGCGATTACAGAGTCATCGGTATCGGCATCGACATGAGCCAATTGTTCACCGAGCAAGCGAAGCTCCGCGCTGAGAAACTCGGTGTCGCCGATCAAGTCAAGTTCATCCATGGCGATGCTGTCGGCTTCGTCTCTGACGAGAAGGTCGGTGTGGCAGCCTGTCTCGGTGCCACGTGGATCGGTGGGGGAGTCGCCGGCACCATCGAGCTTCTGGCGCAGAGCCTCCGCCCCGGAGGGATCATCCTCATCGGCGAACCCTACTGGCGGCAGTTACCGCCGACGGAAGATGCTGCCAGGGGGTGTCTTGCCGGCTCAATCTCCGACTTTCTCCTGCTTCCGGAACTTCTCGCGTCTTTCGGCCGCCTCGGCTACGACGTCGTGGAAATGGTTTTGGCAGACCAGGACAGCTGGGACAGATACGAGGCGGCCAAGTGGCTCACCATGCGCCGATGGCTTGAAGCCAATCCCGAGGACGAGTTCGCGAAAGATGTTCGCGCCGAACTGACCTCGGAACCCGAGCGCTACGCCGCTTACACCCGTGAATACCTTGGCTGGGGCGTGTTCGCGCTGATGCCGCGGTGA